In Pseudomonas nunensis, a single window of DNA contains:
- the orn gene encoding oligoribonuclease: MQNPQNLIWIDLEMTGLNPDTDVIIEMATIVTDSDLNTLAEGPVIAIHHSDAILAGMDEWNTRQHGGSGLTQRVRDSRISMAEAEAETIAFLEKWVPKGKSPICGNSICQDRRFLYTHMKSLESYFHYRNLDVSTLKELAARWAPDVRDSFQKGSTHLALDDIRESIAELQHYRKHFIKF; the protein is encoded by the coding sequence ATGCAAAACCCGCAGAATCTGATCTGGATCGACCTGGAAATGACCGGTCTGAACCCTGATACCGACGTCATCATCGAGATGGCGACCATTGTCACCGACAGTGATCTGAACACTTTGGCCGAAGGCCCGGTGATCGCGATCCACCACAGCGACGCAATTCTCGCTGGCATGGACGAGTGGAACACCCGTCAACACGGCGGTTCGGGCCTGACCCAACGGGTGCGCGACAGCCGCATCAGCATGGCCGAAGCCGAAGCCGAAACCATCGCCTTCCTGGAAAAGTGGGTGCCGAAGGGCAAGTCGCCGATCTGTGGCAACAGCATCTGCCAGGACCGTCGCTTCCTTTATACGCACATGAAATCCCTGGAAAGCTACTTCCACTACCGCAACCTCGACGTGTCGACGCTCAAAGAGCTGGCCGCACGCTGGGCGCCGGACGTGCGTGACAGCTTCCAGAAGGGCAGCACGCACCTGGCGTTGGACGATATCCGCGAATCGATTGCCGAGTTGCAACACTACCGTAAGCATTTCATCAAGTTCTGA
- a CDS encoding trimeric intracellular cation channel family protein has product MLLMLYLIAITAEAMTGALSAGRRGMDWFGVVLIACVTALGGGSVRDVLLGHYPLTWVKHPEYLVLTSVAAMFTVFTARWMRHLRSLFLVLDAVGLVAFTLIGCMTALEMGHGMLVASVSGVITGVFGGILRDIFCNDIPLIFRRELYASVSFAAAWCYMLCIYLQLPGEQAILITLFGGFLLRLLAIRFHWEMPKFVYNDEA; this is encoded by the coding sequence ATGTTGCTGATGCTCTACCTGATCGCTATCACCGCCGAAGCCATGACCGGCGCCTTGTCTGCTGGCCGGCGGGGCATGGACTGGTTTGGCGTGGTGCTGATTGCCTGCGTCACGGCCCTGGGCGGCGGTTCGGTGCGCGACGTGCTGCTCGGCCACTACCCGCTGACGTGGGTCAAACACCCGGAATACTTGGTGCTGACCTCAGTCGCGGCGATGTTTACGGTGTTCACTGCTCGCTGGATGCGTCACTTGCGCTCGCTGTTCCTGGTGCTCGACGCCGTCGGCCTGGTGGCGTTCACCCTGATCGGCTGCATGACCGCCCTGGAAATGGGTCACGGCATGTTGGTCGCGTCGGTCAGCGGCGTGATCACCGGGGTGTTCGGCGGCATTCTGCGCGACATTTTCTGCAACGACATCCCGCTGATCTTCCGCCGCGAGCTGTACGCCAGCGTCTCCTTCGCGGCGGCGTGGTGCTACATGCTCTGCATTTATCTGCAATTGCCGGGGGAGCAGGCGATCTTGATCACGCTGTTCGGTGGTTTCTTGCTGCGGTTGCTGGCGATCCGGTTTCACTGGGAAATGCCGAAGTTCGTCTACAACGACGAGGCCTGA
- the hflX gene encoding ribosome rescue GTPase HflX gives MFFERHGGGERVILVHLDGQDPEAREDPQEFQELANSAGAETVAFFNVPRHRPTAKFLIGSGKVEELRDLVHAEKADLVIFNHILTPSQERNLERVFECRVIDRTGLILDIFAQRARTHEGKLQVELAQLDHMSTRLVRGWTHLERQGGGIGMRGPGETQLETDRRLLRVRLRQIKGRLEKVRSQREQSRRGRTRADIPTVSLVGYTNAGKSTLFNNVTKSDVYAADQLFATLDPTLRRLELDDLGPIVLADTVGFIRHLPHKLVEAFRSTLEESSNSDLLLHVIDAAEPDRMLQIEQVMVVLGEIGAQDLPILEVYNKLDLLEGVEPQIQRDENGKPQRVWLSARDGSGLELLEQAIAELLGGDLFVGTLRLPQRFARLRAQFFELGAVQKEEHDEEGICLLAVRLPRVELNRLVSREGLQPMDFIEQHTLQ, from the coding sequence TTGTTCTTTGAGCGCCACGGTGGTGGTGAGCGAGTAATCCTCGTTCACTTGGATGGACAGGACCCTGAGGCGCGCGAAGATCCGCAGGAGTTTCAGGAATTGGCTAATTCGGCAGGCGCCGAGACCGTTGCGTTTTTTAACGTGCCGCGTCATCGGCCAACCGCCAAATTCCTGATTGGCAGCGGCAAGGTCGAGGAACTGCGCGACCTGGTCCATGCCGAGAAGGCCGATCTGGTCATCTTCAATCACATCCTCACGCCCAGTCAGGAACGTAACCTCGAACGTGTTTTCGAGTGTCGCGTGATTGACCGTACCGGTCTGATTCTCGATATTTTCGCCCAACGCGCCCGTACCCATGAAGGCAAGCTCCAGGTCGAATTGGCCCAGCTTGACCACATGAGTACCCGTCTGGTTCGTGGCTGGACTCACCTTGAGCGTCAGGGTGGTGGTATCGGTATGCGCGGCCCGGGTGAAACACAGCTCGAAACCGACCGCCGTTTGCTGCGGGTTCGCCTGCGACAGATCAAGGGCCGACTCGAGAAAGTACGCAGTCAGCGCGAACAGTCGCGACGCGGCCGTACACGTGCGGATATTCCTACCGTGTCTCTGGTGGGCTATACCAACGCCGGCAAATCCACGCTCTTCAATAACGTGACGAAATCCGACGTGTACGCCGCTGACCAGTTGTTCGCCACGCTGGACCCGACCTTGCGCCGTCTGGAACTGGACGACCTGGGGCCGATTGTCCTGGCCGACACGGTAGGTTTCATACGCCACTTGCCGCACAAACTGGTCGAGGCATTTCGGTCTACGCTCGAAGAGTCGAGCAACTCGGACCTGCTGTTGCACGTGATCGATGCGGCCGAACCGGATCGCATGTTGCAGATCGAGCAGGTGATGGTGGTGCTGGGCGAGATCGGTGCCCAGGACTTGCCGATACTCGAGGTCTATAACAAACTCGATTTGCTTGAAGGCGTCGAGCCACAAATCCAGCGCGACGAAAACGGCAAGCCCCAACGGGTCTGGCTGTCGGCGCGTGATGGCAGTGGTCTGGAATTGCTTGAACAAGCCATTGCCGAGTTGCTGGGCGGTGATTTGTTTGTGGGGACCTTGCGCTTGCCGCAGCGTTTTGCTCGACTGCGTGCGCAGTTTTTCGAGCTTGGTGCGGTGCAGAAAGAAGAACACGACGAAGAAGGCATCTGCCTGCTGGCCGTTCGCTTGCCACGGGTCGAGTTGAATCGACTGGTGAGCCGCGAAGGCCTGCAACCGATGGATTTCATCGAGCAACACACTTTGCAATAA
- the miaA gene encoding tRNA (adenosine(37)-N6)-dimethylallyltransferase MiaA — MSQLPPAIFLMGPTAAGKTDLAIELTKVLPCELISVDSALVYRGMDIGTAKPSKEILAEFPHRLIDILDPAESYSAADFRRDALEAMAEITSRGKIPLLVGGTMLYYKALVEGLAEMPAADPEVRAQIEEEAERLGWQALHDQLAVIDPVSAARIHPNDPQRLSRALEVYRVSGQSMTELRLRQSAQSTEAAASGLQQLPYTVANLAIAPANRQVLHERIKQRFTIMLEQGFIDEVVALRKRSDLHAGLPSIRAVGYRQVWDYLDGKLTQAEMQERGIIATRQLAKRQFTWLRSWADLHWLDSLDCDNLPRALKYLGTISILS, encoded by the coding sequence ATGAGCCAGCTCCCTCCAGCGATTTTCCTGATGGGTCCGACCGCTGCGGGCAAGACCGACCTGGCCATCGAACTGACCAAAGTCCTGCCGTGCGAGCTGATCAGTGTCGATTCGGCGCTGGTTTACCGTGGCATGGACATCGGCACCGCCAAGCCTTCAAAAGAGATCTTGGCCGAATTCCCACACCGGCTAATCGATATTCTCGACCCGGCGGAGAGCTATTCGGCGGCGGATTTTCGTCGTGATGCCCTTGAGGCGATGGCCGAGATCACTTCCCGTGGAAAAATCCCGCTGCTTGTAGGCGGCACGATGCTCTACTACAAGGCTTTGGTCGAAGGACTGGCAGAAATGCCGGCGGCCGATCCCGAGGTTCGCGCGCAAATCGAAGAAGAGGCTGAACGCCTTGGCTGGCAAGCCCTGCACGACCAATTGGCGGTGATTGACCCGGTGTCGGCAGCGCGAATTCACCCGAACGATCCGCAACGTCTGAGTCGTGCGCTGGAAGTTTACCGCGTGAGCGGTCAGAGCATGACCGAGCTACGGCTCAGACAATCTGCGCAAAGTACTGAAGCAGCCGCTTCGGGACTGCAACAATTGCCCTATACTGTCGCGAACTTGGCCATCGCTCCGGCAAATCGCCAGGTATTGCACGAGCGCATTAAACAAAGATTCACAATTATGTTGGAACAGGGATTCATCGACGAGGTCGTAGCCCTGCGTAAGAGAAGTGACCTGCATGCCGGGTTGCCATCCATACGCGCTGTTGGGTACCGACAAGTCTGGGATTACCTGGATGGCAAGCTGACGCAAGCCGAGATGCAGGAGCGTGGGATCATAGCCACGCGCCAATTGGCAAAGCGCCAGTTCACCTGGCTACGCAGTTGGGCTGATTTACACTGGCTGGACAGCCTCGATTGCGACAATCTGCCGCGCGCCTTGAAATATCTCGGGACCATCTCCATATTGAGCTGA
- the queG gene encoding tRNA epoxyqueuosine(34) reductase QueG, with amino-acid sequence MPAITTDLPALAQSIKDWGRELGFQQVGISGLGLAEHEQHLERWLAAGYHGEMEYMGAHGSKRSHPEELVPGTLRVVSLRMDYLPGDTQMAQLLAQPEKAYVSRYALGRDYHKLIRKRVQQLADKIQAEIGPFGFRAFVDSAPVLEKAIAEKAGLGWIGKNTLVLNRKAGSYFFLSELFVDLPLPEDPPHSNEHCGRCTACLDICPTNAFVGPYVLDARRCISYLTIELKSAIPEDLRPLIGNRVFGCDDCQIVCPWNRFARPSGESDFKPRHNLDNAELAELFMWDEDKFLSSTEGSPLRRAGYERWLRNLAVGLGNAPSSIPVLEALKARREYPSELVREHVEWALKQHGLA; translated from the coding sequence ATGCCCGCTATTACTACAGACCTGCCCGCCCTCGCCCAATCCATCAAGGACTGGGGCCGCGAGCTGGGCTTCCAGCAAGTCGGCATCAGCGGCCTGGGCCTCGCCGAGCATGAGCAGCATCTGGAGCGCTGGCTCGCCGCCGGCTATCACGGCGAAATGGAATACATGGGCGCCCACGGCAGCAAACGCTCGCACCCGGAAGAACTGGTGCCCGGCACTTTGCGTGTAGTGTCCCTGCGCATGGACTACCTGCCCGGCGACACGCAAATGGCGCAATTACTCGCCCAACCGGAAAAAGCCTACGTGTCCCGTTATGCCTTGGGCCGCGATTACCACAAATTGATCCGTAAACGTGTGCAACAGCTGGCAGATAAAATTCAGGCCGAGATCGGCCCCTTCGGTTTCCGCGCGTTTGTCGACAGCGCCCCGGTGCTGGAAAAAGCCATCGCTGAGAAGGCTGGCCTTGGCTGGATCGGCAAAAACACCCTGGTCTTGAATCGCAAGGCCGGCAGTTACTTCTTCCTCAGCGAACTGTTTGTCGACCTGCCGCTACCGGAAGACCCGCCCCACTCCAACGAACACTGCGGTCGCTGCACCGCGTGCCTGGACATCTGTCCGACTAACGCCTTCGTTGGTCCTTACGTACTGGACGCCCGACGCTGTATTTCCTACCTGACCATCGAACTGAAAAGCGCTATCCCCGAAGACTTGCGGCCACTGATCGGCAATCGGGTGTTTGGTTGCGATGACTGCCAAATCGTCTGCCCGTGGAACCGATTTGCCCGTCCGTCGGGCGAAAGCGACTTCAAGCCACGGCACAATCTGGACAACGCTGAGTTGGCCGAGCTGTTCATGTGGGATGAGGACAAGTTTCTCAGCAGCACCGAAGGTTCGCCGCTACGCCGGGCGGGTTATGAGCGTTGGTTGCGCAATCTGGCGGTGGGGTTGGGCAATGCGCCGTCGAGCATTCCGGTGCTGGAAGCGTTGAAGGCGCGGCGCGAGTATCCGTCGGAGTTGGTGCGCGAGCATGTTGAGTGGGCGCTGAAACAACACGGCCTCGCGTAG
- the hflC gene encoding protease modulator HflC translates to MSNKSLIALIVGVVVAIAAWNCFYIVAQTERAVMLQFGRVVQTDVQPGLHVKVPYVNQVRKFDARLMTLDAPTQRFLTLEKKAVMVDAFAKWRVKDAERFYTATSGLKQIADERLSRRLESGLRDQFGKRTLHEVVSGERDALMADITASLNKMAEKELGIEVVDVRVKAIDLPKEVNRSVFERMSTEREREAREHRAKGNELAEGIRADADRQRRVLLAEAYRESEEVRGDGDAQAAAIYSKAYGQDQEFYGFYRSLRAYRESFANKTDVMVLDPSSDFFRYLEKAKP, encoded by the coding sequence ATGAGCAATAAATCGCTGATCGCCCTTATTGTCGGCGTCGTCGTGGCGATCGCAGCCTGGAACTGCTTCTACATCGTGGCTCAGACCGAGCGTGCGGTGATGCTGCAGTTCGGTCGCGTGGTCCAGACTGATGTTCAGCCGGGCCTGCATGTGAAAGTGCCTTACGTTAACCAGGTGCGCAAATTCGACGCACGCCTGATGACGCTGGATGCACCGACACAACGCTTCCTGACGCTGGAAAAGAAAGCCGTCATGGTTGATGCCTTCGCCAAGTGGCGCGTGAAAGATGCCGAGCGCTTCTACACCGCAACTTCCGGCCTCAAGCAGATTGCCGACGAGCGTCTGTCCCGTCGTCTGGAATCGGGCCTGCGTGACCAGTTTGGTAAGCGCACCCTGCACGAAGTGGTTTCCGGTGAACGTGACGCGTTGATGGCGGACATCACCGCTTCGCTGAACAAGATGGCGGAAAAAGAGCTGGGCATCGAAGTTGTCGATGTTCGGGTCAAGGCCATCGATCTGCCGAAAGAAGTGAACCGCAGCGTGTTCGAACGTATGAGCACCGAGCGTGAGCGTGAAGCTCGCGAGCACCGCGCCAAGGGTAACGAACTGGCCGAAGGCATCCGTGCCGACGCCGATCGTCAACGCCGCGTGTTGCTGGCCGAAGCCTATCGTGAATCCGAAGAGGTTCGCGGTGATGGTGACGCCCAGGCTGCTGCGATCTACTCCAAGGCCTACGGCCAGGATCAGGAGTTCTACGGTTTCTACCGTAGCCTGCGTGCCTACCGTGAAAGCTTCGCGAACAAAACCGACGTCATGGTCCTCGACCCAAGCAGCGACTTCTTCCGTTACCTGGAAAAAGCCAAGCCTTGA
- the tsaE gene encoding tRNA (adenosine(37)-N6)-threonylcarbamoyltransferase complex ATPase subunit type 1 TsaE, giving the protein MSEVTLYLADEEAMTAFGARIAQTTQGHGLIFLEGDLGAGKTTLSRGIIRGLGHVGAVKSPTFTLVEPYEIGDIRAFHFDLYRLVDPEELEYLGIRDYFDDDAMCLIEWPQKGAGFLPKPDLTITISPQDSGRSLNILSQGSRGESWCAALALESN; this is encoded by the coding sequence GTGTCTGAAGTAACCCTGTACCTGGCTGATGAAGAGGCGATGACCGCATTCGGTGCTCGCATAGCGCAAACCACCCAAGGGCACGGTCTGATTTTTCTCGAAGGCGATCTGGGTGCGGGTAAAACCACGCTGTCCCGGGGCATCATCCGTGGCTTGGGGCATGTGGGCGCGGTAAAAAGTCCGACCTTCACTTTGGTCGAACCCTACGAGATCGGTGATATCCGCGCCTTCCATTTCGACCTGTATCGACTGGTCGATCCGGAGGAGCTGGAGTACCTCGGCATCCGCGATTACTTCGATGACGATGCGATGTGTCTGATCGAATGGCCCCAGAAGGGTGCAGGCTTTTTGCCAAAGCCCGACCTGACCATTACCATTAGCCCGCAAGACAGCGGACGTTCGCTGAATATTTTGTCCCAGGGCTCGCGTGGCGAGTCGTGGTGTGCCGCTTTGGCATTGGAATCCAATTAA
- the hflK gene encoding FtsH protease activity modulator HflK, with the protein MAWNEPGGNSNNQDPWGGKRRNNGDRKGPPDLDEAFRKLQESLNGLFGGGKKRGDDGGGSGKSGGFGGLLGIGLVVLAAVWLYSAVYVVDEQEQAVVLRFGKYYETVGPGLNIYFPPIDKKYMENVTRERSYTKQGQMLTEDENIVEVPLTVQYKISNLQDFVLNVDQPEISLQQATDSALRHVVGSTAMDQVLTEGRELMASEIKERLQRFLDTYRTGITVTQVNVQNAAAPREVQEAFDDVIRAREDEQRSRNQAETYANGVVPEARGQAQRILEDANGYRDETVSRAKGEADRFTKLVAEYRKAPEVTRERLYLDTMQEVFTNTSKVLVTGNKNGQSNLLYLPLDKMIDSGRSTSAPVTGAAASSNEANARAAADLQQQQARTRESR; encoded by the coding sequence ATGGCTTGGAATGAGCCGGGTGGCAACTCGAATAATCAGGATCCTTGGGGTGGCAAGCGCCGCAATAACGGCGACCGCAAGGGACCACCGGATCTCGACGAGGCCTTCCGAAAGCTGCAGGAAAGCCTGAACGGGTTGTTCGGTGGTGGTAAGAAACGCGGTGACGACGGCGGTGGTTCGGGCAAGAGTGGCGGCTTCGGCGGCCTGCTCGGCATCGGCCTGGTCGTGCTGGCGGCCGTTTGGCTGTACAGCGCGGTCTACGTGGTCGACGAGCAGGAGCAAGCCGTTGTGCTGCGCTTCGGCAAGTACTACGAAACGGTCGGCCCGGGCCTGAACATCTATTTCCCTCCGATCGATAAAAAGTACATGGAGAACGTGACGCGTGAGCGTTCGTACACCAAGCAGGGCCAGATGCTGACCGAAGACGAGAACATCGTCGAAGTGCCGCTGACCGTGCAGTACAAGATCAGCAACCTGCAGGATTTCGTGCTGAACGTCGATCAGCCAGAGATCAGCCTGCAACAAGCGACCGACAGCGCCTTGCGCCATGTGGTGGGCTCCACCGCCATGGACCAGGTCCTGACCGAAGGTCGTGAGTTGATGGCCAGCGAAATCAAGGAGCGTCTGCAACGTTTCCTCGATACCTATCGCACCGGTATCACCGTTACCCAGGTCAACGTACAGAACGCAGCCGCACCGCGTGAAGTCCAGGAAGCCTTCGATGACGTGATCCGCGCCCGTGAAGACGAGCAGCGTTCGCGCAACCAAGCTGAAACCTACGCCAACGGCGTCGTGCCGGAAGCCCGTGGTCAGGCCCAGCGCATCCTCGAAGATGCCAACGGCTACCGTGACGAAACGGTATCGCGCGCCAAGGGTGAAGCGGATCGCTTTACCAAACTGGTCGCCGAGTACCGCAAGGCACCTGAAGTGACTCGTGAGCGTCTGTACTTGGACACCATGCAGGAAGTCTTCACCAACACCAGCAAGGTTCTCGTGACCGGCAACAAGAATGGCCAGAGCAATCTGCTGTACTTGCCGCTGGACAAGATGATCGACAGTGGCCGCAGCACCAGCGCACCGGTAACGGGCGCGGCAGCCAGCAGCAATGAAGCGAATGCGCGTGCGGCAGCAGATCTGCAGCAACAGCAAGCACGTACCAGGGAGAGTCGCTGA
- a CDS encoding N-acetylmuramoyl-L-alanine amidase, translated as MMGSGMRFRAMVAAVGLLFLAVTVDAVAESKVNSVRLWRAPDNTRLVFDLTGPVQHSVFTLTSPDRLVIDINGATLGAPLNVNTSNTPITAMRSAQRTPTDLRVVIDLKKAVTPKSFSLAPNAQYGNRLVVDLFDSADAAAPIPPPTNVATVAPVPVTPIDPPVKLPPAPAGKRDIIVVIDAGHGGEDPGASGSRGQHEKDVVLAIARELQRQVNGMKGFRAELTRTGDYFIPLRGRTEIARKKGADLFVSIHADAAPSAAAFGASVFALSDRGATSETARWLADSENRSDLIGGAGSVSLDDKDRMLAGVLLDLSMTASLTSSLNVGQKVLSNISRVTPLHKQRVEQAGFMVLKSPDIPSILVETGFISNANEASKLSAASHQQALARSISAGVRQFFQQNPPPGTYIAWLRDSGKIVQGPRDHRVSPGETLAMIAVRYQVSPATLRSANNLKSDELKIGQTLAIPGTELAAKE; from the coding sequence ATGATGGGGTCAGGTATGCGCTTTCGCGCGATGGTAGCTGCCGTAGGATTGTTGTTTTTGGCGGTGACCGTCGACGCTGTGGCCGAATCGAAGGTCAACAGCGTTCGCCTGTGGCGAGCTCCGGATAACACACGACTGGTGTTCGACCTCACAGGGCCGGTGCAGCACAGTGTCTTCACCCTGACCTCACCGGATCGGCTGGTTATCGACATCAATGGCGCGACCCTCGGTGCGCCGCTGAACGTCAACACGTCCAACACGCCGATTACCGCCATGCGTTCGGCCCAACGCACGCCGACCGACCTGCGGGTGGTCATCGACCTGAAAAAAGCCGTCACGCCAAAAAGCTTCAGCCTGGCGCCGAACGCCCAGTACGGCAATCGCCTGGTGGTCGATCTGTTCGACAGCGCCGACGCCGCCGCGCCGATCCCGCCGCCGACCAACGTAGCCACTGTGGCCCCGGTGCCGGTCACTCCAATCGATCCTCCAGTGAAACTGCCGCCCGCTCCGGCCGGCAAGCGCGACATTATTGTGGTGATTGATGCCGGTCACGGTGGCGAAGACCCGGGGGCCTCGGGCTCTCGCGGTCAGCATGAGAAAGACGTGGTATTGGCCATCGCCCGTGAGTTGCAGCGCCAGGTCAACGGCATGAAAGGTTTCCGCGCCGAACTCACCCGCACCGGCGACTACTTCATTCCGCTGCGTGGCCGTACCGAGATCGCGCGCAAGAAAGGCGCCGACTTGTTCGTCTCGATCCACGCCGACGCCGCGCCGTCAGCGGCTGCGTTCGGTGCCTCGGTGTTTGCCTTGTCTGATCGCGGTGCTACTTCCGAGACTGCCCGTTGGTTGGCTGACAGCGAAAACCGTTCCGACTTGATCGGTGGTGCCGGCAGCGTCAGCCTCGACGACAAAGACCGCATGCTGGCCGGCGTGCTGCTCGACTTGTCGATGACCGCTTCCCTGACCTCCAGCCTGAACGTTGGCCAAAAAGTCTTGAGCAACATCAGCCGCGTCACGCCGTTGCACAAACAACGGGTGGAACAGGCCGGGTTCATGGTGCTGAAGTCTCCGGACATTCCATCGATCCTGGTGGAAACCGGCTTCATCTCCAACGCCAACGAAGCCTCGAAACTGTCGGCCGCCAGCCACCAGCAGGCGCTCGCGCGTTCCATCAGCGCCGGTGTTCGTCAGTTCTTCCAGCAAAATCCGCCGCCGGGCACTTACATCGCGTGGCTGCGCGACTCCGGCAAGATTGTCCAGGGCCCGCGTGACCATCGCGTGAGCCCGGGCGAGACGTTGGCGATGATTGCCGTGCGTTACCAGGTGTCCCCGGCGACCCTGCGCAGCGCCAATAACCTGAAAAGTGACGAGCTGAAAATCGGTCAGACCCTGGCCATTCCCGGCACTGAACTGGCGGCCAAAGAATGA
- the hfq gene encoding RNA chaperone Hfq has protein sequence MSKGHSLQDPYLNTLRKEKVGVSIYLVNGIKLQGTIESFDQFVILLKNTVSQMVYKHAISTVVPVRPIRLPSATESEAGDAEPGNA, from the coding sequence ATGTCAAAAGGGCATTCGCTACAAGACCCTTACTTGAATACTTTACGTAAAGAGAAAGTTGGGGTTTCCATCTACCTGGTCAACGGGATCAAACTGCAAGGCACGATCGAGTCTTTCGACCAGTTCGTCATCCTGCTGAAAAACACCGTTAGCCAGATGGTTTACAAACACGCTATCTCTACAGTGGTGCCGGTTCGTCCAATTCGTCTGCCTAGCGCAACCGAATCCGAAGCAGGCGACGCTGAGCCAGGTAACGCCTGA
- a CDS encoding bifunctional ADP-dependent NAD(P)H-hydrate dehydratase/NAD(P)H-hydrate epimerase, with the protein MPHTKDDLPDALYSAAQVRGLDASLIAAGTPGFELMHRAARATWRALVRQWPTANELTVLAGHGNNAGDGYLVAVLARRAGWHVRVLAAGDPQRLQGDAASAHAEAVSEGVAIQAWNAHSELRGIVLDALLGTGLTGEVREPYASVITAINASGLPVAAVDIPSGLCADTGRLLGAAVRADLTVTFIGLKLGLFMGEAADVVGELVFNDLQADPEAFNSAVISARRLTTGNLPRLAARPPTSHKGQFGHVLLIGGDRGFGGAILLSTQSALRSGAGMVSVATRSEHVPAALARIPEAMVLGTSSANQLMGLLEKVSVLVVGPGLGQAAWGRSLLSAAANAPLSQVWDADALNLLAAEQVKLPADCIITPHPGEAARLLGISTAEVQADRPAAAHALSEKYTAVVILKGAGSLIASPDGRLAVCHQGHPAMATAGLGDVLAGLVGALLAQGMQAFDAACLAVWLHANAGTQQGKSGRGLAASDLIPAIRQLLEEQAPCLK; encoded by the coding sequence ATGCCGCACACTAAAGATGATTTACCCGACGCGCTGTACAGCGCCGCGCAAGTGCGAGGGCTCGATGCGAGCCTGATCGCTGCCGGTACGCCGGGCTTCGAATTGATGCATCGTGCGGCGCGGGCGACCTGGCGTGCGCTGGTCCGGCAATGGCCGACGGCCAACGAATTGACGGTGCTGGCCGGTCACGGCAACAACGCTGGCGACGGCTATCTGGTGGCGGTGCTGGCGCGGCGTGCCGGTTGGCATGTGCGCGTACTGGCCGCCGGCGATCCCCAGCGTTTGCAGGGTGACGCGGCATCGGCCCACGCCGAAGCCGTGTCCGAAGGCGTCGCGATTCAAGCCTGGAACGCCCATTCCGAGTTACGCGGCATCGTACTTGATGCCTTGCTGGGCACCGGTTTGACGGGCGAGGTGCGAGAGCCCTACGCCAGTGTCATTACGGCCATCAATGCCAGTGGTCTGCCGGTGGCGGCGGTGGATATTCCCTCGGGGCTGTGCGCCGATACCGGTCGTCTGCTCGGCGCGGCGGTTCGGGCTGATCTGACCGTAACCTTTATTGGTTTGAAGCTGGGTCTGTTCATGGGCGAAGCGGCGGACGTGGTGGGCGAGCTGGTCTTCAATGACCTGCAAGCCGATCCCGAAGCGTTCAACAGTGCCGTCATCAGCGCTCGTCGCCTGACTACCGGTAACCTGCCGCGACTGGCGGCTCGGCCTCCCACTTCACATAAAGGCCAATTCGGTCATGTCCTGCTGATCGGCGGTGATCGCGGTTTCGGTGGTGCAATCCTGCTGAGCACGCAAAGTGCGCTGCGCAGTGGCGCCGGCATGGTGTCCGTAGCCACGCGTAGCGAACACGTGCCGGCCGCGCTGGCCAGAATCCCCGAAGCCATGGTGCTCGGCACGTCGTCGGCCAATCAACTGATGGGTTTGCTGGAAAAGGTTTCGGTGTTGGTGGTCGGTCCAGGACTCGGTCAAGCCGCATGGGGGCGCAGTTTGTTGTCTGCCGCTGCCAACGCGCCGCTGTCGCAGGTCTGGGACGCCGATGCGTTGAATCTGTTGGCCGCAGAGCAGGTGAAGCTGCCCGCCGATTGCATCATCACCCCGCATCCCGGCGAGGCAGCGCGCTTGCTGGGGATCAGCACCGCCGAAGTGCAGGCCGATCGTCCCGCCGCCGCTCACGCATTGAGCGAAAAATATACAGCTGTAGTGATTCTGAAAGGCGCCGGTAGCCTGATCGCCAGCCCTGATGGGCGTCTGGCGGTGTGTCATCAGGGCCATCCGGCGATGGCTACTGCGGGTTTGGGTGATGTGCTGGCCGGTTTGGTCGGTGCCTTGCTCGCTCAAGGCATGCAAGCGTTCGACGCGGCGTGCCTGGCGGTCTGGCTGCATGCCAATGCCGGCACGCAACAAGGTAAATCGGGCCGTGGGCTGGCGGCCAGTGATCTGATTCCAGCCATTCGTCAGTTGTTGGAGGAGCAAGCACCGTGTCTGAAGTAA